The window CTTTGCAAAGTGTACGAATCGTAGATTATTTTTAATCACGTTTAATTTACATGATTTATGTTTCGGaagttttaatgtttagtttatttcacTAATGTAACTTGTGAGATAATGGTGGTTTTTCTGGAAGAATTTGAAATTGAAATCTAAAAGACTATTTGAAGCTTTTAAAATCTCGCTTACAAGTTACACGTACTGTATTGTGTACATTATTTTCAcgtagtttatttaattttttttattaattgaattCTAGATATGTAATGTAACATATAATATAGGCTTTGGGAATTAAGGTTAATTCGATCTATTCAATAATTACAAACCAATTTATGTTTCACTGAACACAACACATACTACTTATGTgcatttcttatatttttctttgtagcATATAAAATTCTCAGTTAAATTTTGCTTCCATGTAACTTATTAAAAAGTTGTGCTGTGAATGTGAAATTGTAACTCTAGAAAACCTTATCAACAAATGCTTTAGGTCAGACTgagataattaaaatgtttatttctttaatttaattggagtttgttttttatatcattacttgtttattttattggatTACTGGTAATCCCTAACTTGACATTCTGTTGTCTAATCTTGATGTTAAGAATCTGTTATGAAGTTTTGAGTAGTGATATTCTAGAAAgtacttgtaaactgtttataGTTAGTTACTTAATTGACTGATACTGTCTTGTCAGACCTCTtgataatgtattaatttatatatatatattactaaaaaaaatattaagagtttgtttgttgaaatgaaaaaaaaggaTTGATTCTAGGGCATGACTGAATTGGGAGCACCTGTTATTGTTAATGCCATCTGTTGAACTCTGTGCCAGAAGTCTGGCTGCCAGTATTGTTAAAGGTAAGTAAAATGTTCATAAGATACTTGcaggaattttgttttaaactaaatttttttcAATAGTATGCACAAAATATGACAAGTTCTTGCCATATTGTTATCTTTGGTTATAATTTTTATGCCATCTTCATCAATATGTATTTTCTAATATAAGGCAAATTTTACAGGAACATTCTCCCTCTTGCAAAAACCGTGACCACTAAACCATCTGAAGAATATGAATAAGCAgggaaacagaaaaatatttggtgtgaGCTCAATGTATGGGCATTCTTTTCATGATATTAAGcatgtgaataaaaaattaacCTTAGTTtaccttattaaaaaaaaatgtattttatgattaGCCTTGACTTCCACTCCATATCTATTTCAACTTGAAAACAACTTTGGTTTTTTTGGGTATTTTTTAACCATTTCTGCAGCTCACGTTAAAGTGACTACATTGTATATGTATTGTATACCTTTTCATTCATGCTTCTGTGTGTATGTAGTTGAATGGCTTGTGTATACGCTTGATATGCATGTTTAGCATCTGCTTTGTTTGCCTTCAATGTATTTGTACAGATTAAgtacaagtattttgaatctGCTGGGATTATCTGttatatctatttttttcttttttcagaacTGGTTGAATATGTGGATGTTTTACCATTTAATTTTtccacatattttaaaatatctggtTTACAAGAAGCCCTTTGCTACCCTTTAAGCATTACACGTCATAAAACTGAACATAGATGCTTGTTGTTAATTAAGCCATGTTATACAATACCTTATAAAGGTGTACAGCACATGCCATGGCTGACACAATAGCACCAACAGGTTGAATTTGGTTcatgtgatttatttttaaatgttaacagaaGAATGAATTACATATTGTGAATcttgaaaataagtatttttaattctaattttaaatttttatattgtttttatgtgcCAGGCAAGAGTTTCCATCATTCATGAACACTTGATACAAAACTGAATTTGTTGTTAAAGCTagctgttttatttaaagaaaaaagcaaCAGTTccttatttttactataattttaaacaaatgtgcACTTCATCTAAGCTCTAATAATTTTAGTAACCTTAATAAAGTCACTTCTAGTGCTTTTAGTCTTGCAAGAGAATAACTGAAATCTTTAAGCTACATTCCATTGTTTGTACCTATTAAGCCATGTATCATTCCAGTAATTTCTATATGAATTTTAGCATGTTGTCAGTATCTTCATGtagtaatgaatataaaaaagaGCATACCACTATGAAGTTAAAGGAGTTAAAGAACATTCCTAAATCAGAGATCATCTCTGTTTTTTTCCAGCCAAGGCATTACTGTGGTGCACTTTATCTCAACTTGTAAGGAGTAAATTATGCTGCCcacaaatgttattaatttgatGTTTACATTGAGGCatccacctgccactatcaaggtaGGATACTTGAATTGTAATGTATAGTcatatacattatgactataatGACCTCTCTGACCCAACCCTCTCTGACGtatccagtgtcagtggtttggtcattCAAAGGTTTCTTGTCATGATTCTTTGATGTGTGCTCATCATGGTGTCATAAACCACAACAAGCATGAGTGCTAACTGGAACCTCACTGTCTTAACTGTAGTGGTTCCCACCTctcttacttttattcttgccTTTACTTGGTTAAGAAGAAAGTAGTCCAACATTTAAAAACTGTGAACAATATCTTCTATCCTGATGCTCAGCAGTTTTTGTCTTCCACTCCATCTTGGAAATATGCTGCTGCACTACATTGAATTACTACAGTGTGTCTCCAAAATAGTGTAAAATAGTTTGCCCCTCatgattaaaaaagttgatgagtCAAAGTCTACTCCTATCTCTGTTCTCACTATTCCTTCCAGTAGCTCCTTGGATCCATTTCCTTCAGCTCTGGCATCTGTTTGGGTCCATCTCCTTCCTTGGCTCTGAGATGCAGAATGATCACTCCttcatgccctcagtcactggaattttCATCCATTGATAGAGATCTTCCAACCCAACCCAGGACAAGATCCATGGAGGATGACAGACCTTCTTCTACTGAAGAAAAACAGCACAGTTAAAAACAGAAGGCATTCTGCCTAATTCTTCTTCacctaagtaaaaatggccactctgatacagtggaactgtcaggATTTTCATTCAAAtgtagatgacattaaggatttgattgattcttaccatcccatgtgtctttccttacaggaaatgtttctgaaacctgccgatgcAGTCACccttcggcagttttctttgtagagaaatgacaggttgtgtgatggagaCTGCATGGTGgtgtggcactgctggttgatcagcatgtgcccaccctgtctttttTCCTTGATACACTCTTGGAGGCTGGAGCAATCTGTACTTCCTCATGTCTTACCATCattatttgttctttctaccttGATCCTGAAGAGACTTATGATCACTCAGGCCTTGATGCCATCATTGAGCAGATACTGTCCCCCTTTTTAATCTTGGatgattttaatggacataattcccTTTGGGGTGGTGCTGAATTGATGGGAAGGGGTCATTCCATAGAGCATGTActcttggatcacaacctatTTCTCTTCAGTattggttcttgtacttattttcatgtacctagtcagttttttactgttattgatccttatgttactcaatattcagcttctaaatgtcatagTTTGGATTCTGACATTTATTTGTGGACAACTTAACAGTTTTTGAaaggtgaatgtatacttatgaatCTTTTTACTCTGGTTCTTAATGAgtatgttttaaagtttataaacttaaattacatatttatgtcaaattcaaatttttacaTCTTTTATCTCCAAGACTGAATTTACATTGTTATGAAATTTATATAAGATTAGTATCTTATTAAAGAAATGTCTCCCTGGATCTTAAGATATTTACTAATGGTAAAATTGGCAAATGTTTGTTTCTAAGACTTGCATACACAGACAGTTTAGTAAAACATTTCAAAGGTATGTACATATCTGTCtattctgatatatataaaaGCCTTGTGTTCACAAATTCctttgtgaaaatattaacaatcttaaaATTTGGAAtgaataagaaaattagaaagaaTTCTGAATCATTTGTAACAAGATAATAGAGAAGTTATTAGATAACATTTAATTGCATCTAATTTTAATTACTATTACTGCTTATGCTGAGTCAGTATCCATTGAATATACAAGGTTGTTTTAGTTGTGTAGCTAAAGCAAGCCTGAATATATTTCTTCTTGAAATGGGATTGTTTTAATTGGAATTATTTTCATACATTGGAAGAtgtgaactttaattttattctgctgaatacaaaactgtttcaagtgacattttacagtttatttatattgctttataaattgttacattttcatttctttgttagTTCAGAGTATGTAAAATATAACATATCACTTGGTTATTAAATCAAATTCCAATAAAACATGCTCTTATATTTGATCTGAACAGTAGAAAGATTTTAatacaattacttttttcttttttaatcatttcaagCTAGGAGTTCAATGTCAATTACAGAGGATTGGTGGCTGACTGAATATGAGGAAGAAATCCATGACCACCTTCGAGCTAAGGAGCAGAAGCGGGCAGTCTTTCATGCACAATCGCCTCAGCTTCATTTTCGTCAGTTTCTTGTTGAGTGGTTGATTgacatttgtaaaaaaagaaatctGTCAACTCCAGTCCAACACCTTGCTATATACCTCTTAGATTATTTCATGGATAACCATAGTATTCAGCGTGAACAACTGCAGCTTGTTACCTTAGGTTGTTTATTGGTAGCAGGTATGTCACATGGAAAGTTTTAACTTTAATAGTTTTAGagaagaaaagttttgtttttaaatttggtaaaccaaaaaaatgttttaattcactaaaatagtgatatttgtgtatttgatgttttttctttaaatttataaaaattgaagttctattttaccaacaaaatgttatagaaaaattTATAGCAAACAAAGCTGAATAGAtccaataaaatacattttaaaacagaagGAGTGGCATAGATTTGGGATGTTTGAAATGGGAATAGATTGGGAACTGtgacaaatataaaaattctcaATTTCGACTGGTCCCTGATAATACAAAATGCATGATCAGAAAAGGGTTAACATGGCAAGTTTTATGCAGTTTGTTACACTAACTTGTtggcacatatagcccattgtgtagctttgtgcttaaatacaaacatgaACACTAACTTGTTTCTGAGTAGAAGTAACTCTTGCCattaaatatgaacatttttgcaaatacacattttgttttcattttgtaattttcctacaaatgttatttttacatatttataaaaaaaaaattctaattttgttatatttcagcTAAGTTTGAAGAGAAGGACAACTTGATTCCTAAAACAAGTGAGCTAAATCAGACTGTTGATAACATGTATAATCTTCATGAATTTGTGCAAATGGAACTTGCCCTAGTAGAATTTTTTCACTGGGATTTGATGGTTCCTACAACAGCCCATTTTGTGGAATATTATGAACACTATTGTGTTTGCACAACAGACTTTCATGCAGGTCGACCTCTGCCAGCATTACCAAAAGCACGTGTCTGTGCTCAGCATTACAATGATTACTTTTTGGATCTTTCCATTCGAGGTAGTATTGTTTTGTTGGCTAGAATATTATTTTCCTGAAAGTTTGGTAATTTACATTATTGACTTGCAGAAGAGAGAGAGCTTTAACTCAATTCCATTTTCACTATATTtagatttattaatttgtttgtttaagcaTAAATATGAATGTGCATTACATTTAGTCTGTgcataaaataaagttaacagaAACCATTAGAAATGATAGAAaagtttgtattaaatgtatggTATACTGTTAAAATGCATGTGCATTTTTTTTAAGAGAGCAAACTTATGAGGCTAGCAGTtgcttgtaaattttgttttgtagatcACACATTCTTACAGTTTCCACCCTCCATGGTTGCAGCAGCTATTATTGCAGCTACACGCATCTGTCTGCTCATCTCTCCAGTGTGGCCAAGATTCCTTCAAAAGCTTACTTATTACACCAGTGAAGAGTTGAGTCCATGTATTGAGATTATGTTGAGGTAAGAACTgaacattaaaagtataatttaattcacagtgactgtttttaaaatagatttatatTGATTccaaaaaatgtttgtatgtaaCTGATCAATTAAAAAACTAACTAGTGAATACAAAAAAGGAAATTAACATACCTTTTGAAAGACCACAAGAGGCCCATTGTGGCTATTCCGTTAGTTTCATCAAACACCCATCTGCTTGTATCCAGCACTGACTACCCTCTCTTGAAGTTGCATAATGCTCTTGTGTCTACCACATCTGAAGATAATGTTCCAAAAACTAATCGTCCTGTGTGAAAAGTAAAATTGCCTAATCTGGAAATGACATCTGTCCTGCATAATCAAATCTTAAACCTATGACTGTAGTTCTTCCACTCTTATcattaaaaacataaagtatTAATTCTAACTATTCCCTTTATAGTTTTGAACATCTTAAACAGATACCCTCTAATCTGTTGTTTCTAAAGAGGACTTAATTTTAAGGACCTTAAACTGAAGTAAGAACCAAAATACTATTCTTCTTCATCTCTCTATGTAATACTATCTCAAGCTTATTTCTACAGTGACCACTCATACCCATATATTCCAGCCCCTAAACTGTATccagattcttttttttttttcttcaattctaAACTTTATCCCCTATGCTTACAGTGACTACTGGCACTTGATTTATAAGACTTCACTGGATATTTTGcttttcatttctataattttgcattaaaatattaaattatattatattaaattaataaggtatgataaaataattataaatagttgtAAAAATGTACTAAAATTAGCATTTAAAGGTTATTAGTTAAGATATGTACATGGTATTAACattcaaattatttgaatatgctggatagctttaaaaataaatagcacACATCTTTGTTTTTCCCCACACAGACCTatccaattttaatattttagaagtttatgtagaaagtaaATTTAAACAGTTGTATAATAATGCATAAATTAGTATGGCGTGTTAGTTTTATATAGCATTGGAAGCAATAGAATGAACATGCTTTATTCAAGCTTCCACTAATTAACTTCACAAATTTCAGACTTCTAGAAACTGAAGAAAGGAATTCAACAGAAAAAACATCTCTGATAAAAAAGGTAGTTCAACCCAGTGACACTGAATCTTCAGATAGTTTAAAAAGTAGCCCTACCTCAGTATCGTCATTATCATTTGATTTTGATAGGTGAAAAAAAACCCACCCTCTCATGTAGTTACTCTGTATAGTACAAAAACCTTGCTTCATGAGATGAATGTCTGATTTTGTGATAGAAGTTGTGATCAGAAATATAGTTAATCATTTTGTTACAGTCACGAATTTCtagataaattttagtttttcctTATAAGTATTTTTggtttactgttattttttctgATGTTTGTATAAGAAAACGattgagacttttttttttttacaatatttggagattttgtgatattattttttaagaaGCAAATTCACTAAATCTATCATCTTAGATTTTGCAAAAAAAACTTTGATTTGAAGGCAACAGTTTGCTCTCATACTTCCTTATTGCAAGTTCTTGGATGTAGATatctttttggtttgtttttcaagtaaGACATTTTGGTTGAATTTTGGTACTCACAGAAACATAATTACTCCTTTCTCATAATGTTTTGATAGAAATCTTATACTAATGTAATGAAGAACTTAAATATTGAGATACTGTGCTTAGATACCAATTTTGTGCATTATTGTGGAAAACAGCATGTGAAGCAAACTTCTTTTACTTGCAACTAGTTCTTTGCGATTGTTGAATTTAGTGTAAATTGTTAGAATAATATTACGATGTGTAAGTAGATTTCTGAACCTTTATCCTATTAAAATTAGTTGAAAGAttggaaattaaataaaaaaccaaTAA of the Tachypleus tridentatus isolate NWPU-2018 chromosome 13, ASM421037v1, whole genome shotgun sequence genome contains:
- the CycJ gene encoding cyclin J isoform X9, with amino-acid sequence MPSVELCARSLAASIVKARSSMSITEDWWLTEYEEEIHDHLRAKEQKRAVFHAQSPQLHFRQFLVEWLIDICKKRNLSTPVQHLAIYLLDYFMDNHSIQREQLQLVTLGCLLVAAKFEEKDNLIPKTSELNQTVDNMYNLHEFVQMELALVEFFHWDLMVPTTAHFVEYYEHYCVCTTDFHAGRPLPALPKARVCAQHYNDYFLDLSIRVSTLHGCSSYYCSYTHLSAHLSSVAKIPSKAYLLHQ
- the CycJ gene encoding cyclin J isoform X1, encoding MPSVELCARSLAASIVKARSSMSITEDWWLTEYEEEIHDHLRAKEQKRAVFHAQSPQLHFRQFLVEWLIDICKKRNLSTPVQHLAIYLLDYFMDNHSIQREQLQLVTLGCLLVAAKFEEKDNLIPKTSELNQTVDNMYNLHEFVQMELALVEFFHWDLMVPTTAHFVEYYEHYCVCTTDFHAGRPLPALPKARVCAQHYNDYFLDLSIRVACKFCFVDHTFLQFPPSMVAAAIIAATRICLLISPVWPRFLQKLTYYTSEELSPCIEIMLRLLETEERNSTEKTSLIKKVVQPSDTESSDSLKSSPTSVSSLSFDFDR
- the CycJ gene encoding cyclin J isoform X6; this translates as MPSVELCARSLAASIVKARSSMSITEDWWLTEYEEEIHDHLRAKEQKRAVFHAQSPQLHFRQFLVEWLIDICKKRNLSTPVQHLAIYLLDYFMDNHSIQREQLQLVTLGCLLVAAKFEEKDNLIPKTSELNQTVDNMYNLHEFVQMELALVEFFHWDLMVPTTAHFVEYYEHYCVCTTDFHAGRPLPALPKARVCAQHYNDYFLDLSIRAAIIAATRICLLISPVWPRFLQKLTYYTSEELSPCIEIMLRLLETEERNSTEKTSLIKKVVQPSDTESSDSLKSSPTSVSSLSFDFDR
- the CycJ gene encoding cyclin J isoform X4, which encodes MPSVELCARSLAASIVKARSSMSITEDWWLTEYEEEIHDHLRAKEQKRAVFHAQSPQLHFRQFLVEWLIDICKKRNLSTPVQHLAIYLLDYFMDNHSIQREQLQLVTLGCLLVAAKFEEKDNLIPKTSELNQTVDNMYNLHEFVQMELALVEFFHWDLMVPTTAHFVEYYEHYCVCTTDFHAGRPLPALPKARVCAQHYNDYFLDLSIRDHTFLQFPPSMVAAAIIAATRICLLISPVWPRFLQKLTYYTSEELSPCIEIMLRLLETEERNSTEKTSLIKKVVQPSDTESSDSLKSSPTSVSSLSFDFDR
- the CycJ gene encoding cyclin J isoform X3, translating into MNKQGNRKIFARSSMSITEDWWLTEYEEEIHDHLRAKEQKRAVFHAQSPQLHFRQFLVEWLIDICKKRNLSTPVQHLAIYLLDYFMDNHSIQREQLQLVTLGCLLVAAKFEEKDNLIPKTSELNQTVDNMYNLHEFVQMELALVEFFHWDLMVPTTAHFVEYYEHYCVCTTDFHAGRPLPALPKARVCAQHYNDYFLDLSIRVACKFCFVDHTFLQFPPSMVAAAIIAATRICLLISPVWPRFLQKLTYYTSEELSPCIEIMLRLLETEERNSTEKTSLIKKVVQPSDTESSDSLKSSPTSVSSLSFDFDR
- the CycJ gene encoding cyclin J isoform X2, whose protein sequence is MNKQGNRKIFGVSSMSSMSITEDWWLTEYEEEIHDHLRAKEQKRAVFHAQSPQLHFRQFLVEWLIDICKKRNLSTPVQHLAIYLLDYFMDNHSIQREQLQLVTLGCLLVAAKFEEKDNLIPKTSELNQTVDNMYNLHEFVQMELALVEFFHWDLMVPTTAHFVEYYEHYCVCTTDFHAGRPLPALPKARVCAQHYNDYFLDLSIRVACKFCFVDHTFLQFPPSMVAAAIIAATRICLLISPVWPRFLQKLTYYTSEELSPCIEIMLRLLETEERNSTEKTSLIKKVVQPSDTESSDSLKSSPTSVSSLSFDFDR
- the CycJ gene encoding cyclin J isoform X5, with translation MNKQGNRKIFGVSSMSSMSITEDWWLTEYEEEIHDHLRAKEQKRAVFHAQSPQLHFRQFLVEWLIDICKKRNLSTPVQHLAIYLLDYFMDNHSIQREQLQLVTLGCLLVAAKFEEKDNLIPKTSELNQTVDNMYNLHEFVQMELALVEFFHWDLMVPTTAHFVEYYEHYCVCTTDFHAGRPLPALPKARVCAQHYNDYFLDLSIRDHTFLQFPPSMVAAAIIAATRICLLISPVWPRFLQKLTYYTSEELSPCIEIMLRLLETEERNSTEKTSLIKKVVQPSDTESSDSLKSSPTSVSSLSFDFDR
- the CycJ gene encoding cyclin J isoform X8, with protein sequence MSITEDWWLTEYEEEIHDHLRAKEQKRAVFHAQSPQLHFRQFLVEWLIDICKKRNLSTPVQHLAIYLLDYFMDNHSIQREQLQLVTLGCLLVAAKFEEKDNLIPKTSELNQTVDNMYNLHEFVQMELALVEFFHWDLMVPTTAHFVEYYEHYCVCTTDFHAGRPLPALPKARVCAQHYNDYFLDLSIRDHTFLQFPPSMVAAAIIAATRICLLISPVWPRFLQKLTYYTSEELSPCIEIMLRLLETEERNSTEKTSLIKKVVQPSDTESSDSLKSSPTSVSSLSFDFDR
- the CycJ gene encoding cyclin J isoform X7 encodes the protein MSITEDWWLTEYEEEIHDHLRAKEQKRAVFHAQSPQLHFRQFLVEWLIDICKKRNLSTPVQHLAIYLLDYFMDNHSIQREQLQLVTLGCLLVAAKFEEKDNLIPKTSELNQTVDNMYNLHEFVQMELALVEFFHWDLMVPTTAHFVEYYEHYCVCTTDFHAGRPLPALPKARVCAQHYNDYFLDLSIRVACKFCFVDHTFLQFPPSMVAAAIIAATRICLLISPVWPRFLQKLTYYTSEELSPCIEIMLRLLETEERNSTEKTSLIKKVVQPSDTESSDSLKSSPTSVSSLSFDFDR